TGCTGACCCATGCGCTCCAGACCATGAACGAAGCCGGTCAGACGTTGTCCTTTTTGCATCCGTTCCTGATTCCCTTTTACCGTAAATTCGGCTGGGAAATCTACTGTGAATATAAGAAGTACACTCTTCCGGTAGGGAAGTTCCCGCACAAGACGGAGATTAAGGGCAGCGTGAAGCGCGATACTCTTGATCTTGCAGTATTCCAGCAGCTGTATGACCAATTCGCCACGAGGTATAACGGAAGTCTCCAGCGTACAGAGACCTGGTGGAAGGAAAGTGTGCTTGATGACGATACGCATTCCTGTGTGTTTTATTCTGAGGCGGGTGAACCGGAAGGCTATGTGCTGTATAAAATAGTGCAGCAGGAGCTGGTCATAGATGAGTTCATCTATGGGAACGAGCTTGCCCGCCAGGGCTTGTGGACCTTCCTTGCCAATCATGACTCCATGATTACGGCTGCACAGCTGAAGCTGGTGCCTGCTGACGACATTCTGCCATTCCTCCTCCCGGACCCGCGGATTGCACAGGAGAATTATCCATACTTCATGGCGCGTATCGTCAATGCTAAGGCTTTTGTGGAGAACATGAGCTTCAATGTGCCGGAGGGGGAACGGGAGCGGGTGCTTTATATTGAAGATAAGCATGCGTCCTGGAACAACGGGTTATGGCGGTGGACGGTGTCGGAGCAGGGGGAGGCGACGTTTATCCGGATTCAGGGCGAGCGGTCAGACGCTGACCTGGAATGCAGTATCGGCACGCTTACTGTGCTGCTGATGGGATACAAACGTCCGCTTCAGGCGGCAAAGTACGGACAATTATCCGGGAATGCCGAGGCGACAGCTTGGCTTGAAACGCTGATTCCGCAGGCCGAGACGGCATTATTCGATTTTTTCTGACAGCGAACGGCTCTTCTTCTTCCCTTGGAAGCGGAGGAGCTTTC
The window above is part of the Paenibacillus sp. FSL H8-0048 genome. Proteins encoded here:
- a CDS encoding GNAT family N-acetyltransferase, which translates into the protein MEIRQLRAGEFEDSLSLSEYAFKYKVAAEDRVRAKENFKPEQTWAIFEGDSIGAKLTLLPLQVYIQGKPVSMGGIAGVATWPENRRQGYVAHLLTHALQTMNEAGQTLSFLHPFLIPFYRKFGWEIYCEYKKYTLPVGKFPHKTEIKGSVKRDTLDLAVFQQLYDQFATRYNGSLQRTETWWKESVLDDDTHSCVFYSEAGEPEGYVLYKIVQQELVIDEFIYGNELARQGLWTFLANHDSMITAAQLKLVPADDILPFLLPDPRIAQENYPYFMARIVNAKAFVENMSFNVPEGERERVLYIEDKHASWNNGLWRWTVSEQGEATFIRIQGERSDADLECSIGTLTVLLMGYKRPLQAAKYGQLSGNAEATAWLETLIPQAETALFDFF